DNA sequence from the Pedobacter sp. W3I1 genome:
GATTTTAAAGTGAATCCTGCACAACTGGCCGAAGCTATAAACCTGGTTGACGATAAAAAAATCACACAACAAATTGCTATTCAACAATTATTGCCAGCTGTTGAACTAGACGAAAATGCAAAAGTTATTGATTTGGCACAATCATTAAACTTGCTGATCTCTGAAAATGGAGACGAATTAAGTAGCTTTATTGATGAAGTGTTAAATAAATACCCACAACAGGTAGAAGCGTACAAGAAAGGCAAAAAAGGCGTTTTAGGTTTGTTTGTTGGCGATGTAATGAAACTAGCCAAAGGAAAAGCCGATGCTAAAAAATTAAATGAATTAATACTTGAAAAACTGAAATAATGAGACTAAAACAATTGAGCCTGATCATATTGATCGCGATTGCCTTCACCGCATGTAAACCCAAAGATAGCTTTACCATTGACGGAACTTTTCAAAATCCTGGAACAGAGAAGAAAGTATTTTTATACGGTATGCAAAATAGCAATATGGTGGCAATCGATTCAACTAATTTATCAGAAAAAGGCGAATTTAAATTCATTCGTAAAACGCCATCGGTTGATTTCTTTAGGGTATCGGTAGGTAACCATGAATTTATGTTAATTGCAAAAAATGGCGACGACATTAAATTGGAAGCTGATTTGGCCGACAAAACAATGGCTTACAAAATTTCGGGTGCAAATGAAGTAGAAAAATTATCAGAACTCAATACCATTAGAAACAATTTTGCCAGGCAGGTAGAAAAACTACAGGCCGATTTCGAAGCAAAAGTGGCAACACAACCTCAAAACAGGGCAGCCGTGCTAGAATCGATGAAACCCCAGTATGAATCTTATATCAACCAATTAAATACACAAATTATAAAATTTGCTAAAGATAATAAAGGAACGCTTGCCAGTTTCTATGCTATGAATACTTTAAGTCCGCAGGAATTCGAAGCTGAACTGGTAAAATTTGCTGGTGAAGTTAAAGAAGAAATTAAAGGCAATGCTACTGTTGATACTTTTGTAAAACAGATGGCGCTTTTAAAAGCGGTTCAGGTGGGGCAGATCGCACCAGCATTTACCATTAATACCGCTGATGACAAACCTGTAAGTTTATCAGACTATAAAGGTAAATACGTACTCATCGATTTTTGGGCATCATGGTGCCAGCCTTGCCGTCAGGAGAATCCGAACGTAGTTAAGGTGTATAATAAATATAAAAATAAGAACTTTGATATCATTGGCGTTTCGTTAGATACCGATAAGGCTGCATGGTTAGGTGCAGTGAAAGCGGATGGATTAACCTGGACACACGTTTCGGAATTAAAAGATTTTAACGGTGTAACGGTAAAAAAATATCAGGTGCAAGCAATCCCAACTTCTTACCTGGTTGATCCGGCTGGAAAAATAGTGGCTAAAAACTTGCGTGGCGACGAACTGGAGGCATTTTTAGCTAAGACGTTACGTTAAAACAAATTCCATGTTAAACTAATTTAAGTAATTAACAATTTCTTAACTTAGGCTTAACTAAATATTGCATCATAGACACTACTTTCGTAACAAATATTTAACTATGAACAACGCAGGTCAGAAAATATTAATTGTTGATGATGAACCAGATATCCTGGAGCTGATTGAATATAATCTTAAAAAAGAGGGTTATCAGGTTTTTACTGCTACCAATGGCCAGGAAGGAATTACTGTTGCGAAAAAGGTGCATCCAGATTTGATTATTCTAGATATTATGATGCCTAAGATGGATGGAATTGAGGCTTGCCGTTTAATGCGTGCAATACCTGAATTTAAGAATACATTTATGGTTTTCTTAACCGCCAGAAGTGAAGAGTATTCAGAAATCGCAGGTTTTAATGTCGGCGCTGATGATTATATAGCAAAACCGATTAAACCACGTGCTTTAGTTAGCCGCATTAATGCTATTTTAAGACGAAATACAGGAACGGAAGAAGTATCAGAAAATAAATTAGAAATTGGCGATTTAGTAATCGATCGTGAGGCTTATTTAGTTTTTCAAGGTGGCAACAAGGTAGTACTGGCGAAAAAAGAATTTGAGCTTTTATACTTACTGGCTTCAAAACCAGGAAAAGTTTATACCCGCGAGTCGATCCTTAAAAATATCTGGGAAGATTCGGTAGTAGTAACCAATAGAACCATCGATGTTCACATTCGTAAACTAAGAGAAAAACTAGGTGAAACTTATGTATCAACCGTAAAAGGGGTAGGTTATAAGTTTGAACTTTCTTAAATTATAAAAGTTATAGGTATTAGCCGCTCTGATCAATATCGGGGCGGTTTTTCTATACTTAAAATCTTCAATTAGATCCTGAAACAAGTTCAGGAGGACGATACTCGTAAAAATTCGTCATGCTGAATTCATTTCAGCATCTTCCTTGATTGAGTCCCTGAAATAAATTCAGGGTGACGCCCGCCTTAAAAAAATAAAATCGTATTTTTGCGCTTCATTAATTACAGCGCAGTTTGAAGTTTCCAAATTTTAAAGACCTTATTCTTTTCGAAGACAACGATTTTATTGTTATCAATAAACCTCCATTTTTAGCCTCGCTCGATGAACGTGGTGGATCTGGAGAAACCAATGTGTTACGTCTGGCTAAACAGTATAGCGATGATGCACAGGTTTGTCACCGTTTGGATAAAGAAACTTCTGGTGCTTTAATTATCGCCAAAAACCCCGAAGCTTATCGCCACGCTTCTATGCAGTTCGAAAGAAGAAAGGTGAATAAAACCTATCATGCGGTAGTAGATGGGCACGTCATTTTCGACCAGTTAACGGTTGATCTTCCGATCTTAAACGATGGCAATAAAAATGTAACCATTGATAGGGCAGAAGGTAAAAGAGCGGAAACTATTTTCGATTCGTTAAAATACTACAAACATTACACTTTGGTAGAGTGCAAGCCAATAACTGGCCGTATGCACCAAATCCGTATTCACCTGGCTACGCAAAGAGCAGCCATTGTTGGCGATGATATGTACAAAGGCAAACCTGTTTTTCTTTCGTCAATTAAGAGAGGTTATAAATTAACCAAAGGCGAGGAGGAGCAACCCATTATGAAACGTTTCGCATTACACGCCAGGCATTTGGTTTTTAAAGGATTAGATGACCAAGATATTGTGATCGATGCACCTTATCCAAAAGATTTTGCAACCTTAATTAAGCTATTGGATAAATTTGATGCGTAAAACGGCCCTTTAAATTGGCTCGTTTCGTTGTTTTTGTTACTTTTGGACTATTCGCCCTCTATTAAAAATAATAGAATGTACATCAGATTTGTAAATTACCTTGATGCGGTTAATCAATACCGAAAATCTAAAATATCAAACCGTAATTTCTTAGTTATCCTTGCTGTAATTGTTGGAATTTTAGCAGGACTTGCAGCAGCCGTTTTAAAAAGTTTAACCCATCATATCGAAGAATTTCTTTCAATCAGACTGGCACTGGAAATATAAATACTACTTGTATTTCATTTTTCCAATGATCGGTATTTTTCTAACGGTTTTGTACATTAGATACTTTATCCGGAGAACGAAGTTCGAAACGGGCTTAACCCCATTGCTTTATGCCATTTCAAAAAAATCGAGCAAGGTAGAAGCACATAATATTTATTCGCAGGTTATAACTGCAGCAGTTACTGTTGGTTTCGGTGGATCAACAGGTTTAGAGGCACCAATTGTTACCAGCGGATCGGCAATAGGCTCAAATCTTGGCCGTTTACTGGGTTTGTCTTATCGTGAAATTACCATGTTGGTGGCTTGTGGTGCAGCAGCGGGTATTGCAGGAGCATTTAATAGTCCTGTGGCGGGTATTGTTTTCGCTATCGAAATTTTATTACCTGAGTTTACCATTCCTGCATTTATCCCGCTCTTATTATCAGCGGCAACCGCAGCAGTAGTAGCACGATTATTTTACACACAACAACTTTTCTTTTTAGTTACAGAAGGATGGAAGGTTAACGCCTTATTCTACTATGTAATATTAGCTTGCTTTATAGGCTTGTTTTCTATTTATTTTACAAAAGCCAACTATGCCGTAAAAGGCTTATTCTATAAAATAAAACATCCGTACACCAAGGTTATTGCAGGAGGTTTAATGCTTGGTGTTTTGGTTTTTCTATTCCCGACGTTGTATGGCGAAGGATATATTACCATAAAAGAATTGCTAAAAGGTGACTATAAGGCGGTGATCAATAATAGTATTTTTTCAGATTATAATACTATCCCTGCTTTGGTTATCCTATTCACGGTGGTAACCATTTTTATGAAGTCGATAGCTACCCTGGTAACCCTGGGTGCAGGTGGTAATGGCGGAACATTTGCGCCCAGTTTAATTATGGGCGGTTTAATTGGATTTATCTTTGCTTATGTGGTCAATCTATCTGGTATTGCTCAACTAAATGTATCCAATTTTATTGTAGCAGGAATGGCCGCAGCCTTAGGCTCAATTATGCACGCACCTTTAACTGGTATCTTTCTAATTGCCGAAATTACGGGCGGATATGTCTTAATGGTGCCGCTGATGATTACCACTGCCATTTCTTATGCGATTAACCGCAGTGCTCAAAAACATTCTATCTATACAAAAGCATTGGCTGATAAAGGCGAACTGTTATCGCATGATGATAAAGATACGACTGTTTTAAACCAGATGAAGCTGAAATACCTGATTGAGAAAACCTATCCTCGATTAAACATGAATGATCATATTTCGGTTAAGATGAATGAAATTTTGCAATCGCGTAAAAATATATGTGCTGTTACGGATGAAATGGGCGATTTTAAAGGCATAATTTACATAGAAGAGCTTTTTAACGAAATGATTAATCATCCTGATAAGGAAAATTTGCAAGCTTCTTATTTGGTACAACCTGCACCAAATGCCATTACTGAAAATGATGATCTGAAAATGGTATTAGAGAAAATGGAGCAGGATAATGTATGGATTTTACCGGTGTTAACTGCGCAAAATCAATATCTAGGCTTCGTTTCTAAAACGGCGATTTTTAATAAATACAGGGCATTGCTGATGAGACAGAATGATTATATGGGGTAACCCTAAATCCTACGGGAACGTCATTTCGACCGTAGTGGAGAAATCTTTCATAGATATTATTAATAGATATCTCCATTCCGCTGCGCTTCAGTCGACATGACGATTTATCTATTGGAATCTCTAAAAGTTGGAATGTTGAGCGGAAAACCTTCCAACTTTAAAACATTCCAACCTTAAAACTTTTCACCTTACTCAGCTCTCTTTAATCCAAACTTCTCAATTTTACTATATAAGTGACTTCTTTGGATATCAATTTCATCAGCTGTTTTTGATACATTCCAGTTGTTTTTCTCCAATTTGAATTTGATGAATTCACGTTCTGCGTGATCTTTATAATCCTGAAAATTATTAAAAGAATCGAAAGAAAAAGCCAGACTCGAACCGCCAGCACCCGCAATCTGTGCACTGGTTGCGGCACCAATGTTTGTACCACCACCAGGATTGGCAAAAGCGCGCACATCATTTTCGGTAATAACCTTGTCGCTCAAAATAATCAAACGCTCAATCATGTTATGTAATTCACGTACGTTACCTGTCCACGGTAAGGCCTTTAAAGCAGCCATACCTGCTTCGTTTATTTTCTTCACAGGCATTCCATAGTCGCTACAAATATTTTCTAAAAAGTTTTGCGCAATAACAGGAATATCATCAATACGCTCTGTTAAATGTGGAACATGGATATTGATTACGTTTAAGCGGTGGTACAAATCCATACGGAAGTTACCATCTTCGATTTCTTTCAATAAATCTTTATTGGTTGCTGCTAAAACGCGAACATTTACTTCAATTTCCTTTTCGCCACCCACACGCGAAATTTTATGCTCCTGCAAAGCACGTAAAACTTTTGCCTGGGCAGAGAGGCTCATATCACCAATCTCATCCAAAAATAAAGTTCCGCCATTAGCCAGTTCAAACTTACCGATACGTTGTTTAACAGCAGAGGTAAAAGAACCTTTCTCGTGACCAAACAATTCACTTTCTATTAGTTCGGATGGAATAGCCGCACAGTTTACTTCAATTAAAGGACTATCTGCCCGATTCGATTTCTCATGTAACCAACGGGCTACCAATTCTTTACCACTACCATTTGCACCAGTAATTAATACGCGGGCCTCGGTAGGCGCAACACGCTCAATGGTTTCCTTAATTTTAGAAATGCTTTCCGATTCGCCTAGAATTTCACGGGTTTTACTTGCCTTACGTTTTAAAACCTTGGTTTCGGTAACTAAATTTCCACGGTCTAAACCAT
Encoded proteins:
- a CDS encoding TlpA disulfide reductase family protein → MRLKQLSLIILIAIAFTACKPKDSFTIDGTFQNPGTEKKVFLYGMQNSNMVAIDSTNLSEKGEFKFIRKTPSVDFFRVSVGNHEFMLIAKNGDDIKLEADLADKTMAYKISGANEVEKLSELNTIRNNFARQVEKLQADFEAKVATQPQNRAAVLESMKPQYESYINQLNTQIIKFAKDNKGTLASFYAMNTLSPQEFEAELVKFAGEVKEEIKGNATVDTFVKQMALLKAVQVGQIAPAFTINTADDKPVSLSDYKGKYVLIDFWASWCQPCRQENPNVVKVYNKYKNKNFDIIGVSLDTDKAAWLGAVKADGLTWTHVSELKDFNGVTVKKYQVQAIPTSYLVDPAGKIVAKNLRGDELEAFLAKTLR
- a CDS encoding response regulator transcription factor is translated as MNNAGQKILIVDDEPDILELIEYNLKKEGYQVFTATNGQEGITVAKKVHPDLIILDIMMPKMDGIEACRLMRAIPEFKNTFMVFLTARSEEYSEIAGFNVGADDYIAKPIKPRALVSRINAILRRNTGTEEVSENKLEIGDLVIDREAYLVFQGGNKVVLAKKEFELLYLLASKPGKVYTRESILKNIWEDSVVVTNRTIDVHIRKLREKLGETYVSTVKGVGYKFELS
- a CDS encoding RluA family pseudouridine synthase; protein product: MKFPNFKDLILFEDNDFIVINKPPFLASLDERGGSGETNVLRLAKQYSDDAQVCHRLDKETSGALIIAKNPEAYRHASMQFERRKVNKTYHAVVDGHVIFDQLTVDLPILNDGNKNVTIDRAEGKRAETIFDSLKYYKHYTLVECKPITGRMHQIRIHLATQRAAIVGDDMYKGKPVFLSSIKRGYKLTKGEEEQPIMKRFALHARHLVFKGLDDQDIVIDAPYPKDFATLIKLLDKFDA
- a CDS encoding chloride channel protein — protein: MYIRYFIRRTKFETGLTPLLYAISKKSSKVEAHNIYSQVITAAVTVGFGGSTGLEAPIVTSGSAIGSNLGRLLGLSYREITMLVACGAAAGIAGAFNSPVAGIVFAIEILLPEFTIPAFIPLLLSAATAAVVARLFYTQQLFFLVTEGWKVNALFYYVILACFIGLFSIYFTKANYAVKGLFYKIKHPYTKVIAGGLMLGVLVFLFPTLYGEGYITIKELLKGDYKAVINNSIFSDYNTIPALVILFTVVTIFMKSIATLVTLGAGGNGGTFAPSLIMGGLIGFIFAYVVNLSGIAQLNVSNFIVAGMAAALGSIMHAPLTGIFLIAEITGGYVLMVPLMITTAISYAINRSAQKHSIYTKALADKGELLSHDDKDTTVLNQMKLKYLIEKTYPRLNMNDHISVKMNEILQSRKNICAVTDEMGDFKGIIYIEELFNEMINHPDKENLQASYLVQPAPNAITENDDLKMVLEKMEQDNVWILPVLTAQNQYLGFVSKTAIFNKYRALLMRQNDYMG
- a CDS encoding sigma-54 dependent transcriptional regulator yields the protein MAKLLIIDDERAIRSTLREILEYENYDVEDIDNGIDGLEMIKKGNFDLVLCDIKMNKMDGMEVLEQAQLIKPDLPFIMISGHGTVETAIEASKKGAFDFISKPPDLNRLLITVRNGLDRGNLVTETKVLKRKASKTREILGESESISKIKETIERVAPTEARVLITGANGSGKELVARWLHEKSNRADSPLIEVNCAAIPSELIESELFGHEKGSFTSAVKQRIGKFELANGGTLFLDEIGDMSLSAQAKVLRALQEHKISRVGGEKEIEVNVRVLAATNKDLLKEIEDGNFRMDLYHRLNVINIHVPHLTERIDDIPVIAQNFLENICSDYGMPVKKINEAGMAALKALPWTGNVRELHNMIERLIILSDKVITENDVRAFANPGGGTNIGAATSAQIAGAGGSSLAFSFDSFNNFQDYKDHAEREFIKFKLEKNNWNVSKTADEIDIQRSHLYSKIEKFGLKRAE